The stretch of DNA TATTTTTTTATATATAATCAACCAAATAAAAAACTAAAGCTTCTCTTTAAGTAAGTACATGGTACATTGAAGTACCTTAATTTTGTTTATCGTCTTTAAGACGCTCTAAAATGAGATGTTCCAGCCGCACCTTCCGGTACGGCTACCTTGTTACGACTTAGCCCTAGTTACCTGTTTTACCCTAGGCAGCTCCTGTTACGGTCACCGACTTCAGGTACCCCAGACTTCCATGGCTTGACGGGCGGTGTGTACAAGGCCCGGGAACGTATTCACCGCGCCATGGCTGATGCGCGATTACTAGCGATTCCAGCTTCATAGAGTCGAGTTGCAGACTCCAATCCGAACTGAGACCAGCTTTCGAGATTAGCATCCAGTCACCTGGTAGCAGCCCTCTGTACTGGCCATTGTATTACGTGTGTGGCCCAAGGCGTAAGGGCCGTGATGATTTGACGTCATCCCCACCTTCCTCTCTACTTGCGTAGGCAGTCTCACTAGAGTCCTCAACTTAATGGTAGCAACTAGTGACAGGGGTTGCGCTCGTTGCAGGACTTAACCTAACACCTCACGGCACGAGCTGACGACAACCATGCAGCACCTTGAAAATTGTCCGAAGAAAAGCCTATTTCTAAGCCTGTCAATTCCCATTTAAGCCTTGGTAAGGTTCCTCGCGTATCATCGAATTAAACCACATAATCCACCGCTTGTGCGGGCCCCCGTCAATTCCTTTGAGTTTCAAACTTGCGTTCGTACTCCCCAGGTGGCTAACTTATCACTTTCGCTTAGTCTCTGAAGCCGAAGCCCCAAAAACGAGTTAGCATCGTTTACGGCGTGGACTACCAGGGTATCTAATCCTGTTCGCTCCCCACGCTTTCGTCCATCAGCGTCAGTTAAGACATGGTAACCTGCCTTCGCAATTGGTGTTCTAAGTAATATCTATGCATTTCACCGCTACACTACTTATTCCAGCTACCTCTACCTTACTCAAGACCCGCAGTATCAATGGCAGTTTCATAGTTGAGCTATGAGATTTCACCACTGACTTACGAGTCCGCCTACGGACCCTTTAAACCCAATAAATCCGGATAACGCTTGCACCCTCCGTATTACCGCGGCTGCTGGCACGGAGTTAGCCGGTGCTTATTCGTATAGTACCTTCAGCTTCCCACACGTGGAAAGGTTTATCCCTATACAAAAGAAGTTTACAACCCATAGGGCCGTCGTCCTTCACGCGGGATGGCTGGATCAGGCTCTCACCCATTGTCCAATATTCCTCACTGCTGCCTCCCGTAGGAGTCTGGTCCGTGTCTCAGTACCAGTGTGGGGGATCACCCTCTCAGGCCCCCTAAAGATCATAGACTTGGTGAGCCGTTACCTCACCAACTATCTAATCTTGCGCGTGCCCATCTCTATCCACCGGAGTTTTCAATATCAAATGATGCCATCTGATATATTATGGAGTATTAATCTTCCTTTCGAAAGGCTATCCTCCTGATAAAGGCAGGTTGCACACGTGTTCCGCACCCGTACGCCGCTCTCAATTGTCCGAAGACAATCTACCGCTCGGCTTGCATGTGTTAGGCCTCCCGCTAGCGTTCATCCTGAGCCAGGATCAAACTCTCCATTGTATGTTTGTCTGACTCACTCAAAGTTTTGACGCTTTAGTTTTTCCTTACTTGGTTGTTATATTGTATGTCAATGATCTTTATATCTTCCGCTTTTTAATGAAGCAATCTATCTGTCAGTGTCGCTCCATATTTGCGAGTGCAAAAGTAATTAATTATTTTCAAATGACCAAATGTTTTTTAAAGAAATTTTAAAGTCTTTTTTTCTAACCCTAAACTCTTCCAAAACCTTAACCACTCTTCTTCTGCGCTCCCTTAATTGGGATTGCAAAGATACAAACTTTTTCTTATTATCAAAATAAATTCTCATTTATTTTTTAAGCCTGCTTCCTAATGTTTACCGTTCTCTGCGCTACCTACTATCTCTCGTTTTCAGTGGTGCAAAAGTACCACTATTTACCCCACCCCTCCAAATATATTTAACATAAAGTTTACTTTTAATTCATATTTATTCTTAACTATCTGAAATACAGTTTTAAAAATTTAAACATTTATTTAAGAGAATCAAGGGAAACAGAATGGCACAAGGAAGAAAGGCTTAGGAACTAGGGAATGAAGAGGGAAGAGAAAAGGTTTTGGGAGATAGAGAAAGCGTGGAAAAAGCAGGAGCTTGGGTAATTTACCTGCTATATAGTGTATATAAATACAAGTAAACCGGCATAAAGCCGGCTTACTTGTGTGACACTACTATTATATATATATGATAACTTAATAGTGGTGTACTATATATTCATTCTCAAATGAGCCGTCATCATAAAATTTCAATATGGCATATCCTGGAGGGGTTTCCTGATAATAGAAAGGTTTCGCAGAACGTTTATCTCCTTCTCCCCACCAAAATCCAGACATCGCACCGTTACAAAAATAGTATACATCATTGTACCAGGCTCTGTCCAGCAAATGCTGATGTCCGCTAAGACATCCTTTTACCTTATCTTTATGCTTATAAAAAAGATCCTTTAGTGCTATATGATCCTTATGTTGTCCCCCTTCCCAGCTTCCGGTGACAGTAAGTATCGGATAATGCGACATGATGAGTACATACTCTCCCTTAGGAATACGGTCAAGCTCCTGTGTTAACCAGTTCATTTGTTCAGGATCCAAGCTAACACCCGAATTGTTACCATCCAACATTATAAAATGCCATTTTCCTTTTTTAGTACTATAGTAACGTTTAGGCATTTTAAGTCTTTTAGCTGCATAGGGTACCCCATACATTTCATCAGACTTTCCACCGGCCCACCAAATATCATGATTCCCCACACAGCTATACATATCATAGTCTGCAATTTCTTTAATACAATTATCCCAGGCACTCCACTGATCATAGACTTCCTGACGTGTAGAGTTGTCCCGATCTACAGCCATAATAGAGTCGCCGGTATTCAGAAAGAAATCCACCTTTTGGGTTTTAATTTCTTTAAGGCATTTTAAAAACCTCTCCATCACTTTAGGGTCCGCCGGTAAATGTACATCAGTAATATGCGCTGCTGTCAGCAGAAGTTTCTTTTTAGAATTTACATTTTGACCTTTCTGGGTCGCAGCTAAAAGCTCAGTCGCTGTTCCACTAAGCATTAATGCAGAGACTGCAAGCGGGACCTTTGTCAAAAACTTTCTTCTTTTCATAGTTTATCGTTATATTTCTTTGTAATTAATAAATAATAGAATTAGTTCTTTCTTACCAGCCCGGAGGTTGTTTAAGCTTAGGGTTTAAAATTAGCTGATTTGCCGGTATTGGAAGATAGTAGTATTTCGGATTGATAAAAGTTCTCGGAAGTACTTTATCTTTTACGAACATAATATGACCGGAAGTTCCATCCGAAAGATAGAATATACCATCTGAAATATAGTATTTAGTTAGATTAGCTCTAATATTTGCAGGAAGGCCATTCAGAGGATCTTCTTTTCCGGGAGCTTCAAGAATAGCAATATCGGGTTTTCCGTCACCGGTTACATCAACAGCTCCTAGCCCCGGAACATAGAACCCTTTGGAAGATTGTCCTAATAAAGCACCGGATTTCCAGCGAAATAAGTCATCAAGCCGTTTATTTTCACAAGCCAACTCTACTCTGCGCTCACGTCTGATCTCCAGAATAACTCCTTTGTTACTTCCGCTAACGTTTGGATATTGTTGTGCCAGATAGTTATCCGGTGTAGTATTAGCTGCTACCATAGAAAGATCAGGCATTTTAACCCTTCTTCGTAAAAAGTTTACGGTATTATCAAGATCACCTTGTGTTAAAGTTCCCAGCTCTGCTTTGGCTTCTGCATTAATTAATACTACCTCAGCATATCTAAATATAGGAAGATCAGTATAATTTAGCTCCCACCCTCCCCTAAGCGACGGATCTCTTGGATAAAACTTAATTTGTAAATATCCCCCAAAAGCCGGCTGAACCAAATAAGGGGCACCACCAGGGATTGTTGCAAACCCCGGAGGCATGATCGTTTCCGCCATACGAGGGTCTCGATTGGCAAATACTTCTGTAAAGCCTTTTTTGTCATAATCGGCAATTGAAGTGAAAGCTGAACCGTCTTTCATTAGAAATTCATCTGCCAGACTACCATTCAACGCCCATTGCCATCCTAAAACAGTATGTGTATTATTGCTTATCCCTTGATCTTTATTATTTTTTTGAAGAAAAATAACTTCTTTATTCCCATCAAGCATATTACTGGCAAATAGAGCACGAAAGTCTTCAGCTCCTTTTCCAGTATTGTAAATACTGAAACCACCATTGCTTATAATGTCCTGAGAAGCTGTTATGGCACGATTAAGAAACTTTCCCGAAGTGCTTTGCAATCCAAGTTCATCATGGTATTTTCTGAAAGAGCCTTCATATAAAGCAACACGGGCAAGCAAAGTAAGAGCAGCCCATTTCGTGATCATTGTATTATTTGTTTTAGCAGGCAATACATGAGCTGAGGCATACTCCAAATCACTCATTACAGAATCCATGACCAATGTCCTTGGATCTTTAGCCTTATAGAGCATTGCATCATCACTGCTCCCGATCGTATTGGAATACCAGGGTACATCTCCATATTTTTTAACCATATTGAAATAGAAGTTGGCTCTGAAAAATCTGGCAACTCCTTTATAATGCTTGATCAGAGACTGATCACCGGTTGCCTTTCCTGAGTTTTCTATCATGTAATTAATAGAACGCAGTTCTTTCCAGTCCCATCCGTCTACATTGGCGGGTGTAAGGGAACCTCTTACCATATTATCGATATTATGGGCTCCTGTGTATATGGATATATTATCTGAAAACACATCGGTATACGGTGCTGAAATGTATTTATAAAAACCATTGGTATAGGTTTCTAAATCCTGGGGATTATTGAAGAAGTTATCTTTTGTAATATCCGTAATAGGATCTCTCTGAAGAAAATCGCTTTCGCAGGATATTAAAAACAATCCTGTCAACAAAAGAAAAATTCTTTTCAATAAGTAAGAGTCTGTTTAAATTTTATTCAGTAATAATTTTATGGCGGATAATTTGACCATGTTTTCAGAGGATTCCATTAAGAGTTCATAATTTCTGCATAATCTTCTATCGTTATCAAACCAAGCAAATGTACGCTCTATAATCCATCGTTTATGAATTGGCTCAAACCCTTTTACTTTTTTGTCACTCCGCATTACGATCTGAATGATATAATTAAACTTAATTCTTATTTCCTCAATAATCTCTCCTCTATAACCTCCGTCCGCCAGGATTACCTGAAGCGGAATTAGTAAATATCGCAGTGTTTTGATCAGTAACAATGCAGCCTTACTCTCATGAACATTGGCTACACTTACCATTACGGCTAACAAAAAACCATTTTTGTCTACCACAACGTGTCTCTTGATTCCTTTTATTTTTTTACCTCCGTCAAAGCCATTGAGTGAACGGTTATTTCCCCAACGAACACTTTGACTGTCAATAATTCCTAAACTTGCCTGCGCTTTCTGACCCCTGTTTCGTCGTACTTCCTCTCTCAATTTTGATAATAATAAATCGAAAATCTCCAGATTTGACCATTTTGAATAATAGTAATAAACCAATTGCCATTTGGGAAAATCATGAGGTAAAAGTCTCCATTGACAGCCTGTTTTTACTAAATAACTGATAGCATTCCAAATGACAACCAAATCATATTTTCGTTTTCTGTCATCAAAATCTAATGCTTTTTTTATAAATTGCCACTGAGTTTGGGTTAAGTCCGTTGGATACATTGATGTTTTTTTCTTTTGCAACTCTAAAATGACAATTTTTATGCAACTTTTAACCCTTACTATTTTTTATTATTACTTTTTTAAACAGGCTCTAAGTATTTAGTTTCATTATTATAAGTTTTGAGGCATTAAAAGTTTAGATTCATACCAAAAGAATAGGTACGCTGGAAGGGATAGGCAGCTTGTCCAAGAGTTTCAGGATCCAGTTTTACTTTGAGGTGTGACAGTTCAAAAATGTTCTCAGCACTGAAATAAAAACGGATCTTATTAAAATGTACTTTGGATGTCTCTTTCAATGGCAAGGAATAGCCAATAGTAATGTTCTTTACACGGACATAAGAAGCGTCCTGCATGTATCTTTTATTAGGAATACCTAATTGTTGCATATCATCTTCTGCAGTATATGCCCTTACTGCAGGGAAATATGCATTGGGATTTTCCGGTGTCCAGTGATCCAAGTTCTGCTGAGTAACATTAGTCCATGGCTGAGCATAAACACCCCAGAAATAAATAGTGCTTGCACCAGGATACCAGTCTCTTTTGCCCACTCCCTGCAGGAAGATACGGAGATCTATTCCCTTCCAGTCTCCTGAAAGATCCAGGCTGAATGGAAAACGGGCTGAAGTATTTCCCACAACATATAAATCTCCAGGATTATTCACGGTTTTGTCACCCACATCTACTTTTCCATCCCCGTTACGATCTCTGAATTTGGGATCACCAGGATAGAATTTATAGGATTGGTCATCAGTTCCCATTGCCGTTTGATTAGGATGATTTTTAATATCAGCTTCATCTTTAAAGAAACCTTCTATATCCGCTCCCCAAATCTCTCCGATTTCCTGACCTTCATAGTATCCCGACAGCAATTTCCCGGGATTATCAAACTTGGTAATAAATGATCGGCTGTCTGCAAGTACAAAAGTGACATTATAGTGGAAGGGAGAGCCACCCATGTTGAATTGATCATTCCAGCCCAATCTGAACTCCCAGCCTTTAGTTTTAAGATCTCCTGCATTTACTTTAGGTTCTGTCGTCCCAAACACATTGGGAAGAATCTTCCCCGGAACCAGCATATCTTTAGTATAGCGGGTATATTTATCGAAATTTAATTGTAACCTATTATTAAAAAGGGAAAGGTCTACACCAAAGTTAATGGTAGAAACATTTTCCCAGGTAAAATTATCGGAAACAGCTCCCGGCGCATAAACACCAATAGGACGTGTATTTCCTAATATTTGCCCTACGGTTCCCGTGGTCATTGTCGGAATATATGGATATGCAATGGTATTCTTATTTCTATCCAGAAGATCCTGGTTTCCTAGAGATCCATATGATCCTCTGAATTTTAATAAATTAAAGCCTAAAGCGTTCTTTATACCGGAGAAGAAGCTCTCATCCGACAGTACCCAACCGGCAGATGCCGATGGGAAGAATCCCCAGCGTTTTCCTTTAGGAAACCGGGAAGAACCATCATAACGACCGTTTAATTCTACCAGGTATTTATTCTTAAAATTATATGCTGCCCTGTAATATACGCCCTGCAAAGCCCATTCTATAATATTTTCTGTTTCCTCCATGGTTCCGGTACTCAGTCCTATGGAAGGCAGGGAAGTAGATAAAATATTATTTTTTTTGGCTGAAAAATAGCTGTACTTAGTATATTCCTGGTTAAAGCCTCCTAATAACTGGAGGTAGTGGCCTCCAAAGTTCTTATGAAAATCAGTATACAAATTATATACATAATACCTTCCGGACATATTTTCATTCTTTGCCCACGAGGTTGTAGCTCCGGTGTAAGAGATGGGTTTGTCAGGTCCTGTTTCATAAGCTACCGGAATATCATAAGAACGGATAAGTGACGATGTATTTCTAAACGTTGCTTCAGCTTTTAAATCCCATATTTTTTTGATAAGTGAAGCATTGGCCACAAAAGAGATCTGCGTCTGCCTGTATTCATTCTTTGACCGTCCTCCATCCTGTAATCTTCCCAAAATATTTGCTCCATCATTTGTCCAGCTACCATCGGGGTTCCTGAGTACACTTAACGACGGTGTCCGATTAACGTTCCAGAAAAAATTGTTATCAATGAAAACAGGAGAATCATAATCTGAAAATGTAAATGCTGTATTGGTAGATAAATCCAGCCATGGATTAATATTAAGATCTACTTTTCCTCTCATATTATATCTATTATAGATATCATTTCCGTATCGAAGCATTCCATCCTGGCGGTAATATTCTCCTGAAAGCAGATAACCCACTTTCTCCATCTTCCTGGAAATACTCATATTAGTAGTGTAGGTAGGTGCTATTGAATTATAAGCTTCTTTTAACCAATTGGTAGATCCGTAATAAGCCCACGAGGTTGGATCTGAAGGATTCAGAATAACACGTGGAAGATTAGGATTGTTTGCAATCTGCCTGGCATATTCTCTTTCATTTTCAGGATATAAATTATACAATGGAGTTGCAGCATCGTGCTTATATTGCATAACGGTTAAAGGGTCAGTTACCAGCTCCGGTAATTTGCCGATTGTTCTGTAAGCTGTATTGGTATTGACAGATACGTTAAGCTGTCCTCCTTTTGCACTTTTTGTGGTGATCAATACCACACCAAATGCTGCTCTTGCTCCATATATTGCAGCGGAAGATGCATCTTTCAAAACAGATACATTTTCTATATCTGCGGGATTCAATCTTGTCAGCTCCTCTCCACTATAAGGTACGTTATCTACTAGTATCAGTGGATTGCCTCCATTTACACTCGTAAAACCTCTTATATTAAAGTTGGTTCCTGATGTTGCTCTTCCGTTATCAATAGTGATATTCAGGTTGGGAATAAGCCCTTGGAGTCCCGCACCAATATTGGTTATAGGTCTGTTTTCCAGTTTTTTCCCCGAAACCATATCCACCGCACCGGTAAGATTAATTTTCTTTTGCTTTCCAAAACCTACAACTACCACCTCATCTATATCTTTAGATTTTTCCAGTGTGTCATTTTTTTTAGAATTTTCTTTCTTTAAAAGCGTTTGCTGAGCTATTGCTGTGTAGGAGGTACAGGTGAAAAATACAATAGCTGCCCTCAAAGAGCCTGCTGCAATTAACGAGCTTCTTCTCATGGTTTAATTTTATTATTAGAATTTATTTTTAACAGATGAGCATCATTCACAACAAATAGAAAAGAAAGATCAATGGCTCTATTTTATACCTCCGTAATAATAACCATGAGAAATTAGAAATGAAATTATCACCACTAATATATTCGAGATTTGGAACATTAATTTTATAAGAGGAGTTATCAAATTTCATGTTTACTATTTGTAAATTTCAACAAACAAATTTGATTAAATATTTACAAATAAGCATTTTATAGATGTTATAAAATTGTTAATCTCATATTAATTTTTACTATTAAAAACATTAATTTTTTTACAGAAAAATAACATCAATAAAGAGCTTTGGCATCATAAAATTTGTCATCAGACAATTTATAGCAAAAGAGTAAAAGTTTGTTTATAATCGATTGAATTATCAAAAAGCGATTAGTAAGGAAAGAAATAAGTATAAGTAGAGTAACTTTTTCAGAATAATAGGATAAAACAAAGAAGCAACCCCAGTGTGAGGCTGCTTCTTTGGCATTTTAGTCATGAATTCATTTATTCGTTCATTCGTAACTAAAAAATAATGTATTGTAAAGTTTTTGGCTTTTGAAATGGTATCTAGTGTCCAAAAATATCTTTTAAACTAACTTCTTTAAATGTTCCCATTTCATTGACCGCATTCATATCGAGGTTTTCTTTTTTACCAATAATAGCCGTATTGAAATGCAGAGGCTTAATCTCAGTATGATAAAAAGACTTAAGATCATTGAATGTAAGATTCTGGATCTGTTCGTAAATATTTTTCCTGAAATCATGAGCAAGTCCCAGCTTCTTTAATCGCAATGTATTGAAAAAGATATTTGTTCTGGTAATTCTTGTTGAAGCAATTTGTTTCAATGCCGTATTTTTAGCATTATCAAACTGAATAGCCACATCAGGAAGCTCATTCATTAAATCCGTCATGGTATCTACTGCGATCTGTAATTTGTCCGGTTGTGTTCCGATGTAGGTAGTTACGTAATCATGGTGTCCGGATTCGGCATTAGCCGCGTAAGAAACATAAGCAGAATATGCTAAGCTTTTACTTTCCCGGATTTCCTGGAACACAATAGACGAAAGTCCTCTTCCGAAGTATTCATTGAAAACATTAATCTTTCCAAAGTTATTGATATTGACGTTATGACCTCTTCCGACTTTGCTCATCTCCATCTGCACCATATCATATCCTATAAAGTAAACCTGACCTTTAGTTTCAGGCTCCGGATATTGTTTAGGTTCAGGAATCTCTAAGGTTGCCGGCTCGATAAACTGGCCAATATATTCTTTGAAATGGTTATAGTCTTTTCCGTAAAAAAACAATTGATAAGGGAATTTAAAGAGTTTTTTCATCCGATCGGTAAACTCCTCTACTCTGCTGCTCTCTAACTGTTCTTTAGAAATAACATCTGTATATCTTGAAAACTTCCCGAACTTGGTATAATTCGTTAAAGCTGTCATGATCCGGTTTTTATCCTTTTTCGTTGCTTCTCTGTTTTCCAGAACAGTTTCTACAAACTGATTATAAACTTCCTGATCAGGTTTTATCTGGTACATCCAATGTTGAAGCAGTTCAATCCCTTTTTGGATATTTTCCTCTAATCCACTTAATGAAATCAAAAGCTGATCACTGGTTGTTTTAAAGTCATTGCTTACTCCTATTTTAAAGAATTCTTTTTTCAGATCTTCCGGAGAAAATTTTTCAGTACCTAAATACTGAAGAACCTGGGTTGAAATTCCCAAATCTCTGTCGTTATCACTTCCAAAAGGAAAAATAAAATAAGCCTGAGCAATCTCGTTGTATTTATTTTTAACGAAACTTACCTTTTTATCTTTAATCGTATCCGTTAAAATCTCTTTATTGTAGTCGATAAACTCAGGTTGAATATCTCCGGTTTTTTCAGCAAGCATTTGCTTTAAAAACTCTGATTGGGTATCCCTGTTAATCTTAATAGGTGTAATTCCAGGATTTTCTACTCTGACCAACTTATCGTTGACTCCTTTTTCTTTATCAATAATTACATAATTATCTAGAAAGAAGGATTTCGCAAAGTCTACAACTTCTTCTTTTGTAAAGCTGGCATATTCATCCATTTCATTCAGCTCCTGTTCCCATGTTCTTCCTTTAATATAAGTATCATAGAGATTGGTAGCAAGTCCCTCTGCTGTTTCCAGCCCTTTCATCCTCTGCAATTTAAAATCATTGATAATGGCTGGCAGCATCCAATCAGGAAATTCACCTTTTTTCACCAGTTCAATCTGCTCAAGAACCATATTTCTTGCTTCATCCAACGTCTGGTTTTCTTTAGGAACAGCTACAATGGAAAAGTAACCATATTGTTTTAATCCTACAGAAAAAGCCTGTGCCCAAAGCATTCTTTGTGTCTGATTAATATTTAAATCCAGTAGTCCTGCCTCTCCTCTATTACTCAGAATATTGACAACAATATCTGCCAGCATCGCTTCTCTGCTTCCATAACTCTGAGTTCTCCATGCCAGCTGAACTCTTGGCGTCGTCGGACTTTTCACGGTTCTTTTAACAATTTCCGTAAGAGCCTGCTCAACAACCGGAGTTTTCTTTGGTAATTCTCTATAGGGAAGTACTCCAAAATATTGATCAATAAGCTGAATGGTTTTTTCAAAATCCAAATCACCTACCAAAACCATGGCATAGTTATTAGGCACATAATATTCATCAAAATACTTATGAATGGCCTTCATCGAAGGGTTTTTCAAATGCTCCGGTTTCCCTAATGTCGTTTGTTGCCCATTCGGATGGGTTGGAAAAAGAGCATCCATCAATTCATAATTGACTAATCTCGAATCATTATCCTGAGCCCTGTTGAATTCTTCATACACCGACTCAAGCTCCGTATGAAAAAGACGCAAAACAATTTCTGAAAATCTTTCCTTTTCAGTTCTTAACCATTTCTCAATTTCATTATTCGGAATATTATTTTTATAAACCGTTTCATCAAACCATGTATGGGCATTAGTTCCACTGGCTCCTAATGATGAAATCACCTTATCATATTCATTGGCAATAGCATACTGACTGGCCTCCTGAGATACCTCATCTATTTTTTTATAAATCTCTTTCTTTTTTTCAGGATCCTGTTCTGCTTTATGTTCTTCATATAATTCAGAGATCTGATCCAGTAAAACTTTTTCTTTATTCCAATCTGTGGTTCCGATTTTTGAGGTTCCCTTAAACATCATATGTTCAAGGTAATGTGCTAAGCCTGTATTGTCAGAAGGATCATTATTACTCCCCGTTCTCACCGGAATAAAAGTCTGTATTCTCGGTGCATCAAAATTTTGAGCAAGAAAAACTTTCAACCCATTATTCAGGGTATACATTCTTACTTTATTTTCGTCATGGGTAATCGTAATATATTCGTAATTGTTTTTATCTGTATGAATCGTCTCTTTATATCGTTTTTCAGTGTCAATCATAGGTAAAATCATTTTGATTCCTTTAAATTCAGAATACTATACAAATGTAAGGAATACTAAAAGAACGCTTATCAATTTTATTACTATTCAATCTATGATGATCATTTATTCTTTAGAATGGAGGAAGGACGAAAAGGGAAAATTGAGGAATTGTAAAATCGTTCAACTGCAGAATCGTTCAATTGTAAAGCATCTCAGTTCTGTTATTGGCTACATCTAATTTTCGATTTCAGTAATACAGACGATAAGTCTGCGAAAGT from Chryseobacterium piperi encodes:
- a CDS encoding metallophosphoesterase family protein — its product is MKRRKFLTKVPLAVSALMLSGTATELLAATQKGQNVNSKKKLLLTAAHITDVHLPADPKVMERFLKCLKEIKTQKVDFFLNTGDSIMAVDRDNSTRQEVYDQWSAWDNCIKEIADYDMYSCVGNHDIWWAGGKSDEMYGVPYAAKRLKMPKRYYSTKKGKWHFIMLDGNNSGVSLDPEQMNWLTQELDRIPKGEYVLIMSHYPILTVTGSWEGGQHKDHIALKDLFYKHKDKVKGCLSGHQHLLDRAWYNDVYYFCNGAMSGFWWGEGDKRSAKPFYYQETPPGYAILKFYDDGSFENEYIVHHY
- a CDS encoding RagB/SusD family nutrient uptake outer membrane protein, giving the protein MKRIFLLLTGLFLISCESDFLQRDPITDITKDNFFNNPQDLETYTNGFYKYISAPYTDVFSDNISIYTGAHNIDNMVRGSLTPANVDGWDWKELRSINYMIENSGKATGDQSLIKHYKGVARFFRANFYFNMVKKYGDVPWYSNTIGSSDDAMLYKAKDPRTLVMDSVMSDLEYASAHVLPAKTNNTMITKWAALTLLARVALYEGSFRKYHDELGLQSTSGKFLNRAITASQDIISNGGFSIYNTGKGAEDFRALFASNMLDGNKEVIFLQKNNKDQGISNNTHTVLGWQWALNGSLADEFLMKDGSAFTSIADYDKKGFTEVFANRDPRMAETIMPPGFATIPGGAPYLVQPAFGGYLQIKFYPRDPSLRGGWELNYTDLPIFRYAEVVLINAEAKAELGTLTQGDLDNTVNFLRRRVKMPDLSMVAANTTPDNYLAQQYPNVSGSNKGVILEIRRERRVELACENKRLDDLFRWKSGALLGQSSKGFYVPGLGAVDVTGDGKPDIAILEAPGKEDPLNGLPANIRANLTKYYISDGIFYLSDGTSGHIMFVKDKVLPRTFINPKYYYLPIPANQLILNPKLKQPPGW
- a CDS encoding IS5 family transposase translates to MYPTDLTQTQWQFIKKALDFDDRKRKYDLVVIWNAISYLVKTGCQWRLLPHDFPKWQLVYYYYSKWSNLEIFDLLLSKLREEVRRNRGQKAQASLGIIDSQSVRWGNNRSLNGFDGGKKIKGIKRHVVVDKNGFLLAVMVSVANVHESKAALLLIKTLRYLLIPLQVILADGGYRGEIIEEIRIKFNYIIQIVMRSDKKVKGFEPIHKRWIIERTFAWFDNDRRLCRNYELLMESSENMVKLSAIKLLLNKI
- a CDS encoding SusC/RagA family TonB-linked outer membrane protein, which encodes MRRSSLIAAGSLRAAIVFFTCTSYTAIAQQTLLKKENSKKNDTLEKSKDIDEVVVVGFGKQKKINLTGAVDMVSGKKLENRPITNIGAGLQGLIPNLNITIDNGRATSGTNFNIRGFTSVNGGNPLILVDNVPYSGEELTRLNPADIENVSVLKDASSAAIYGARAAFGVVLITTKSAKGGQLNVSVNTNTAYRTIGKLPELVTDPLTVMQYKHDAATPLYNLYPENEREYARQIANNPNLPRVILNPSDPTSWAYYGSTNWLKEAYNSIAPTYTTNMSISRKMEKVGYLLSGEYYRQDGMLRYGNDIYNRYNMRGKVDLNINPWLDLSTNTAFTFSDYDSPVFIDNNFFWNVNRTPSLSVLRNPDGSWTNDGANILGRLQDGGRSKNEYRQTQISFVANASLIKKIWDLKAEATFRNTSSLIRSYDIPVAYETGPDKPISYTGATTSWAKNENMSGRYYVYNLYTDFHKNFGGHYLQLLGGFNQEYTKYSYFSAKKNNILSTSLPSIGLSTGTMEETENIIEWALQGVYYRAAYNFKNKYLVELNGRYDGSSRFPKGKRWGFFPSASAGWVLSDESFFSGIKNALGFNLLKFRGSYGSLGNQDLLDRNKNTIAYPYIPTMTTGTVGQILGNTRPIGVYAPGAVSDNFTWENVSTINFGVDLSLFNNRLQLNFDKYTRYTKDMLVPGKILPNVFGTTEPKVNAGDLKTKGWEFRLGWNDQFNMGGSPFHYNVTFVLADSRSFITKFDNPGKLLSGYYEGQEIGEIWGADIEGFFKDEADIKNHPNQTAMGTDDQSYKFYPGDPKFRDRNGDGKVDVGDKTVNNPGDLYVVGNTSARFPFSLDLSGDWKGIDLRIFLQGVGKRDWYPGASTIYFWGVYAQPWTNVTQQNLDHWTPENPNAYFPAVRAYTAEDDMQQLGIPNKRYMQDASYVRVKNITIGYSLPLKETSKVHFNKIRFYFSAENIFELSHLKVKLDPETLGQAAYPFQRTYSFGMNLNF
- a CDS encoding M16 family metallopeptidase, with the protein product MIDTEKRYKETIHTDKNNYEYITITHDENKVRMYTLNNGLKVFLAQNFDAPRIQTFIPVRTGSNNDPSDNTGLAHYLEHMMFKGTSKIGTTDWNKEKVLLDQISELYEEHKAEQDPEKKKEIYKKIDEVSQEASQYAIANEYDKVISSLGASGTNAHTWFDETVYKNNIPNNEIEKWLRTEKERFSEIVLRLFHTELESVYEEFNRAQDNDSRLVNYELMDALFPTHPNGQQTTLGKPEHLKNPSMKAIHKYFDEYYVPNNYAMVLVGDLDFEKTIQLIDQYFGVLPYRELPKKTPVVEQALTEIVKRTVKSPTTPRVQLAWRTQSYGSREAMLADIVVNILSNRGEAGLLDLNINQTQRMLWAQAFSVGLKQYGYFSIVAVPKENQTLDEARNMVLEQIELVKKGEFPDWMLPAIINDFKLQRMKGLETAEGLATNLYDTYIKGRTWEQELNEMDEYASFTKEEVVDFAKSFFLDNYVIIDKEKGVNDKLVRVENPGITPIKINRDTQSEFLKQMLAEKTGDIQPEFIDYNKEILTDTIKDKKVSFVKNKYNEIAQAYFIFPFGSDNDRDLGISTQVLQYLGTEKFSPEDLKKEFFKIGVSNDFKTTSDQLLISLSGLEENIQKGIELLQHWMYQIKPDQEVYNQFVETVLENREATKKDKNRIMTALTNYTKFGKFSRYTDVISKEQLESSRVEEFTDRMKKLFKFPYQLFFYGKDYNHFKEYIGQFIEPATLEIPEPKQYPEPETKGQVYFIGYDMVQMEMSKVGRGHNVNINNFGKINVFNEYFGRGLSSIVFQEIRESKSLAYSAYVSYAANAESGHHDYVTTYIGTQPDKLQIAVDTMTDLMNELPDVAIQFDNAKNTALKQIASTRITRTNIFFNTLRLKKLGLAHDFRKNIYEQIQNLTFNDLKSFYHTEIKPLHFNTAIIGKKENLDMNAVNEMGTFKEVSLKDIFGH